ataaataatttttttataataacacaaaaaataatgaattattacttaaacttttgaatgaaagtaatatatatgtatattcatGCTGGctgaatattaatatataattgatagtttttttgttaatgcaaTAGTTACTTCTCATCGTATAATTTATGatgtcttgaatttatatttttcaataaacataatatcaATTCCAATCTTAACtttatttaagtataataatttattcttaaatgataaaatatttgttttaatattaaaaaaattaaataacaaaagaagTTATTAAATCAAGAGTGTGTtcgtgtgtgtgagagagagggggggggtGAGAGAGATAAAGTATGTGATTGTATGAATGAAAATAACTTTGTcttatgatatattaattttatatagcttataagatcttataaataaaacttagaaaaaaattaaattttttttaaacagtttataagatccaaaacatctttattgagatcttataagccctttaaagaaaaaatagccaaacaaatatttaaaacttttaaactCTTAaccatcttataagatattttgagaaatttataaacttagccaaacaccctttTAATCTCAGGCAGTGGGATCTGGAAAAGGtttttaaacaacaaaagaagtgCAACATGAGGACTTTCGAGTAGTCATCCGTTCTAGTACTACTTTCTTACATATTTTGTGATTCGAATTCAACTCCAAAGACCTGATCACCTACACCCTTAAGTCCGCGAGATTTGGATTTTTAAACACGGTTGGTTGCTTGGggtcaaaattttttaaggaaGGTCTTGTATTCAAATTTGGATATGTGTTCGAATtgggtgtatatatatatttttgtatgtatatttaaaagtttatttatactgaatttattaaaaaaatcttatcaGTTGTTATAGTTTGCACATATTTGTAAGagattatttaaaagtatttaatttcatcataatttAGGAAGCCATTTGAAGAAGAGTTAATGTAAATGAATTATAGTGGATATGTCACATATATTTTGGTGCCCACTTTCTCCTGTTTCttagaaataatattcaaaactTTGATCCACACCTTTAATTATCTCTTTCAAAGATCATATAATTAAGACCTTGGAGTTCAGAAGCTGCTACACTCTTATATACAGTGTCTATACTTTACAACTACTTTTGAAGtaataataagattttaaatttttttgaataaaataaattaattataaaacatcagtaatatcaattttgtaatcaaatcgatcattatatataaataagaatattaaatcATTAAACTCCTTATGCTTTCGGAACCTatgatcataaaattttaacaccttactttgaaaatttacagatTTCTATATTAGttttatcaattcaaatacCTTAAAATCACTTAGACTCCATCTGGACGAGACGGATTCGGATTTGAgtgatgaatttgaaaaaataattttaaataaaaagaagttaaaatttattaatatgataCATAAACATAGATcgaaaaaattaacattaaagaagctaaaataattgaaaaagttttaataGTGAAGAATTGAAATGTTTAGGTTCATAAATGATGAGTTAAATGCCAAAAAGTGGGAGGGTGGTGTTGGAGTTAGAGTTGCAATGGCAAGAGAAGGGAGGTGGTTGTGGGTTTCCCTGTCAAATTAGGACAGCTTacactaataattaatgtgtCTATCAAGTAATGAACAGGGCAGCAGCAAGTGAGAgttagaaaagaaaaccattAATGCCCCATATTCTCTTGGACCAAAGTAACCCTCGAGAAGTTCCCACTCAAACTATCATCATTAATGTTCTCTGTCCACACCCATTCCCTCcccttataaaattattcaaaatttatcaaattaaaataatgtgatatgattattatataatttatttattttttattaattataaaataaatatatttaatttatatacgatcaaattcaatttaaattaaaattttgggtaGAGACatgtatacaattaaaaagagGGAGTCCCTTCTCCACAAATCATtcatatattgtatatatatatatatattgatacaAGCGCGCTTAATTGTTTCAATTCAATACTCTTTTTTCTCTGCAATATCATTCTCTCTCATGGATTCCTTCTCCTCTGCCTTCCTCTTTCTCTTCTACTCCTGCTTTCTCCTCACCTCTGCAGGTActcatttttctcaaactaaattctcttcttcttcttcttctttccaattaaattatacttgaATTTCCATAATCACCACTCCAATTCTCAGTTTTCATCCATACCAACAATCTTGCAGGATACTCAGTCGTCCAAGCGTCAcctctccaccaccaccatcaccaGCGGCGGGAAGAGCACGAGGCATACGATCATGGTTTCAGGCGACGACCCACAAAGCTGTTTGTGTTTGGAGACTCATATGCTGATACAGGCAACATCAGGAAATCTCTAGGGAACTCATGGAAAGATCCGTACGGGACCACCTTCCCCGGAAAGCCCGCCGGCCGATTCTCCGACGGCCGCATCCTCACTGATTACCTTGGTAATTAAAGTAGCTAGTAGAGagctataatattaaaaactcCCAACCCCACACAGctcctttatttcttttccttttgtgGTGTGTGCAGAGGTGTTGCGCTTGCCAGTTGCCTCCATTACatagatataataattatggGCATTTTGATCTCATCACTTGCCCTActttatcttttcttcttctgctttCTCTTTTCAGGGTTTTCAAACATGGGCTTCCCCTTTTTGTGTTTGGTGGGCTGTGATTTTCTGCTTTTTTGCATGTAAATTTCATCAGCTGGTCATCTTCTTTTATCTCTTCCCATAATTACCTGTCATCACATTACCCACATGCACTACCTTTTCTTTCACGTCTGTGTTCATCTActctttcttaatttcttttttctaggggaaattaataatagtatgtatatatctatatataatattctgcAATCGTGTGCagatttgtgtgtgtgtgatgtaCGATGATGCTGCAATTAAAGTGATCAAGATGGGATTAGTAAagtgattaatttaatagcatatataattaagtcaCTTTTGCATCCACTAGCACGATTCCAGAAATGCTTGTTCCATTCATTATTATCTTGCTGTCGCTTTCACATTATGACTCTCCTCCATATGCATTTCTTTCAGAATCTGACCTCTTTTCTCCAATTCTCTCTTTCCTTCAGTTATCTATACGTCCTGCTTCCGTCATCTCTGTCCTAAACTCAAAAAAAAcaatagtttaattaaatcaaatttggatCAATCAAATGTACATGGTCAAACAAAGTACATTAGATGCATAACTAGAATATTGTCCTTAATTACGATGTAATATTGATTCAGTctgatcaaatttgattcgGACAAATGAAAATGAACAGCCAAGTTCTTGGGAGTGAAGTCACCATTGGCGTACGCATGGATGAAATTGGGAGGGAAGAAGTTGAGAAATGGGCTGAACTTTGCATATGGAGGGAGCGGTGTGTTCAACACTTTGGGCGATTTGTTGCCCAACGTCACCACTCAAATCGACTTCTTCGAGAAACTCATCAATGACGCTCTCTACACCAAACGGGATCTGCAGTCGTCCGTCGTTCTTGTTTGTCTTGCCGGCAACGACTATGCTGCTTATGTACTCAAAGATGGCTCCATCGAGGTACCTACCTATTTTaaccaaatatattaaatcgCTACTTATTAATTTCTAAGGATTTATATGCATTATTAGGGGTGTTTGCGTGAGTTTATAACTTTTTCGAAATATAAAGATGTttgcaaattcattttttaattatcatcatattaattataaaattgtaattactaacttattatatatgatttcaCGAAAGTTGGATGCACAAATTTATGGTACCTATTGGATGCACAAAATTTGTGGTACCTAGGGGCGGCATTCGATTTTATTTCTAACTTCCTATATTATTATCCTAAACtggaaatttaatatttatttattatagttatatattatataatttttttaataaaaaaaattcggCTTTCCGTTCAGTATGATATCCCGAATATtgagattttgaaaaaacttgTATCCAATATTGATTgcagaaaaattacatatttagttCCATATGTTAcgttctgttttttttttttttttttcaatttagtttcatttattatgatatttttatgttgCATCTtataaagtgattttttttcaattttaaacctcacgttttttttttctgtctaATACTTAACAGAGCCGTTAGAATTTCCTATGCCTTTACTGTTGATTATGGAACGAAAAACGAATTTGAGAAGTAAATTTCAACTTATGAGtcgcaaaataaaaaactatactaaataaaattaaattaaaaaagatcaaaCATATGGGACAAAATTTGCGAGTTTTGTTATTGACTGTGGTTGAGTggatcaataaattaaattgtgaaCGCTCCTAGCTATAGCTATTGCAAAAATTGAAGATATTGTTGTGTGTGTGGAAACATGTAGAATTTGGCTGCACTAGGAGGGAAAGAAGAGGTAGGGAATAATCATTTTTAGATGAAGATGATAAGATGTGTATGATGGGAACTATAGGAAAAGAGATATCAATGGGACAGAGaagaaatgtatatatgtcCCATATTTTTCCTTAGTCCAACGATTAAACAATGAATATTATAAGTGTGGTGTCTGTATTCCTGTCCacataattatgtttttgtaATAACACTGAGACTTCAATTGTAAATCAAACTCTTTCTACAGAAATGCAGCAGTTGACGTGGCCACACAGTTGATAGTTGGTATGTGTGTTGAAAGTGGGTAGTTGTTCACTTCACAGTTCACACTAATTGAAGGTCATTGAGGTTGACCAGCTAGCCTACTCCTTGAATTGGCGAAAGCAAGCCATAATTGCTTACTCCAACACTGCCTGCTTTCTCATTTGTTTTGttcattataaatatgagCAATCCAAGAGAATTAGGTGGCAAGTCACCCCACCCATTAAAGTCTAGTATGcaatttcatttcaaatttcctTCAGTGTTCCCTAATTGCCTATCAAAATATCTGAACtactttcttgaatttgattaaCCCACTATTACGTCGTGCTTTCacgaaatttggtataattatatgtgaatttctaataatttagaatattatatttagtacatACTTTAATGTTTGATGTCATCCAACAAATAGGTCATTctatttagtaaaatttacaaaatttgctTACATCAATAAATGAGTTGAATAGAAATCCATATTAGTGTTGATTGACTTACAGATTTATTATAggtctaataaattttttctcaccaaactacccttattaTAAGGGTGGCAATGTACCTTTTTACATGCATTAGTGTataaagatgtataaggggggtttagttagaaaaaaattgtttgacataCAATAAGTCCCTACCAAGTCAATTAAGAGTAgctatgaatttttattcaacattGTTTTGCtgatatcagcaaatttcGTGAATTTTGACCAACGCATGGATCCATTTTGTTAGACAAATCAAACATTAGgaatactagatataattttctaaacaacAACAAGTCTTcgtataattacaacaaacctTAGGAGATGGTGGTGTAATTTTCACTTTATctaactaattttaattaagtatCCCAAATTAGGTTTAGCTTGAGCGAACTAGTCATATAACGAGTGTAATATACAATAAGTGTATCCTGAGGGACAACCCAACAGTTCAGTCACACAAAACTTTTCTGTTGGAGATCTCGTGTTCAAACCTTGGGTGTTTGCGTGCATGTTGGGCATGTGAgtggttaaaaaaaattgtaatacaCTTTCCAGCCATATGATTGGTTCCTCTCTTAGCCTGTCCACTAATATAATCATATGACAAGTATAGAAAAATTCTTGCCCAAAACGAGTTTGTACTTGCCCTATAATTGGATTTTCAACAACTATATTACACTCGTCGTCTAAATGGGTCgggttttgttgaattctatTTGAACTAAAGTTTCCGAATGTTATCTTAATCCACTGAAATCTGCTTTCTTGTTAGGGTCTGCAAAGGTTCATCCCTCAAGTGATCAACCAGCTCACCCTCGACTTAAAACGAATCAAAGCACTCGGAGCAACCAAAGTTGCTGTTACATCCTTGGAGCCATTGGGGTGCCTCCCTCGGATGACACAAATGTCTGGCTTCCAACAATGCAACATCACGCAGAACTTAGCTGTTGGTTACCACAACTTCCTACTGCAGCAAGCAGTCGACAAATTGAACAACGAGACCAGAACCTCCACATTCTTCATTCTTGATCTCTACACCTCCTTCACATCTGTGCTCGAGCAAAAAGGAGACTCTCAAGGTAAATAATATGCTAATAAATACTGTTTTGTTATCGTTTTAGTTCTTGCATGCATGGTAATCACATAGACTTATCTGTCATTCAAAGCAGGGATTTTGAAGTTTGAGACTCCATTGAAGCCATGTTGCATGGGGATAAGTACCGGGTACTGGTGTGGCAGCCTGGACGACAAAGGTGCAAAAATGTATACGGTCTGCAGTGATCCAAAGTCGGCGTTTTTCTGGGACGCATCGCATCCAACCGAGGCTGGATGGCATGCTGTCTACACGAACTTGAAGTCGAGTCTTGAACAGAACTTGAAACTTTACTAAGAGTGTTGTTGTCTTTGTACTAGATAATGCTTAGTGTTTCTTTCTTGCTTCTCTTCATGTCCTAAATGTGACAACTTCaacttgtttatttattatttgttttggtaGTATTGAGTTAATTAGTTGTCGTGGGTTGAAAATTGGTTGTATGATGGTAGTAACNNNNNNNNNNNNNNNNNNNNNNNNNNNNNNNNNNNNNNNNNNNNNNNNNNNNNNNNNNNNNNNNNNNNNNNNNNNNNNNNNNNNNNNNNNATATTCCTTAAGTTTGGTTGGTTGTGAAGGAATGAGGTGTGGACTGTGGAATAATGTCTGATCTGTGGGTGGGAATACCAAGCGTAGCTTCTTTTAACTCTATCAGCCTTAATGGGCAGTTGTTGGATTATGGGCCTGCTGAGAGTGTTATGGCATTCGTATTGCTGAGCGTCTGGGCCTCACTAAATTTGACCTCTGCTGCCCCCTATTGGCTCATTGACTCCTACACAACGGGACAGGAGATTTACTTGAATGGACCCGTATCAATGGCCCGGCCCGCCCCGGGGGCCAATCCTGGCTGATCCTTGTACTTTCGACCAGTTTAGTGGCCTAGGATTATCTGATCTTGAGTtacgtttttttttcttttaatatgcattatatatagttttattttatttttttaaatgaactattctagtatttttttatatttaaaaactttaaattttttatttttattattctacTTCTAAATCTTTAGTgcattaattcattaatactctttattttttaaaagtttgttTTAAGTCATTTTTGGAATTGTTACTATCTAagtttattacataattttaaactattttttctagttataattttttatgtgatttaattcattattcatttatttcataaagacaattataaattttattaattgttcaAAAGAACACCTCACTTTTACACAGAAGAAAGGCATAATCGGCCATAATTTAGATCCCAACCTGACAGGTAAATagattagttaaaaatttatcgaaATGGGGTCTATTTAAAGGTCCAAGACAATTTTAGGACTGGCTATAAATAGTAGTACGTGGGTAAGTCCTGAATTGAGCTTTTTCCGGATTATAAGTCTGTGCTGGTGTTGGACAGCCCAACTCAATGTTCACCAGAGATGCCTATAGTTGTTTTGACAAAAATTCTTAGAATTATGATGTGATTTTGAATTCTTACAAAAGCGTTTGGTAGAGATAAATACATATCCCAGCTTTTGCATCTGTTTCCCAACCAATTAGTTAGTTAGGTCTTAATTGGTTGTGGGCAGATTCATGCAGTGCAGTAGAGAGTAGTCTGGCGCCAAAACTGATGCACAGGCCATAGTGCCTCTGCTAATAACTTGTTGGTGTTGTCTCACAAGGACATATATAGGGTTTTGGTTGGCGGGCTCCGTAgtgcatttatatatgaaTCTGGTATACGAGAACCAAGATTGCTGCATAGGATGTAGCAGTTTCTGTGGGTTTGGTACATGGGATATCAAGACACAATCATAACCTTATCTATGGGGctatcaagaaagaaaaacgtCTGCAGGGTTAATAGTCTGTATCGGTCCCGGAGGCGAATTTGCAAGTGTCCGGGCGGGCCATGGACGACAAAAATTTCTGAAAGAACATGGAAATGCAAAACGACGCCGGAAGTCTTGATAGAAACACAACAAAAGAGAATGTAGTATTCTTACTAGGTGGGACGTGTGCATGAAGTATATAGAATGAGGTGTCATATGCAACATTAATTATTCAGTGGTCTACAGCAGAAGTCGGAATTTTTGGAACTCTTCTCCACCACCAAAATTTTTTCCAACACAATATATCACTCAATTCATTCACCACCAATATCACTTGATTATCATCACATTACTGCAAAATTAAtgctatatattttgtattaatttcatcaatcgTAAATGTACATTCGCGTGgaattaataatactaaattaaCAACATATGATTTCGTacgaattaattaaatattatttatggaTCCATCAATTGTAGTTACTACTTcgaaaacatataatatatgtttttattggcaactccatttatttttttattttttgtttctcgtCTTCGATTAAAATTAACTAGAAGTAGAAAAGGATGGCATAGAGGCAGTTCGTCATGAGTCGAGTGATCACGCTTTATTGAGCATTGAAATATGTTTCTGTCCTCTTTTCTCTTGATCACTTTTTGAGTCCAACTGCaccatttttttctatttttatcaGAACTTGTCGTAATAACTCCTAAATTCAAAAGATGGATAATTCAAAGATCTATGcagtaaattattttcaaattactcACAATAGACATGCATAGGAGCGTTAAATTGTGACATATCGTCGAGCTAAtgaaaatcttaaattatGTTTCGATGAGATGATATGATTTTGAATGaaagatttcaaataatttcatataaacTATTACCatgttataaaatacaattcaaaatgacaattcaataatttgaaaCTTTGTGCAGCACTGATTAATTATCCTAACAGATTCgatgaatttgttattatgaatttaaattttttaatatgaaatccatccattcaaatataatatttagatTCAAGTCCatatcatcataatttttttaaggacAATTAAGATATTGGGATTAATGACTatcctttttctctctttttttttttaatttcgaaCATGTGGTACGCACTTAGGAGAAATGAGCATATGACAACCTAAAATTAAGTGATGGATACGTCCttgcattttaatatatattatactgtGAGAAACAAAAGGTGACAGACATGTGcaatacattttcattttattttttaaagatattttaatttaactgaAAAAAGTTGCAATCACGACGCATTATCAAATGTTAAAGTGCTGTTTCCTTAGATTCT
The nucleotide sequence above comes from Sesamum indicum cultivar Zhongzhi No. 13 linkage group LG11, S_indicum_v1.0, whole genome shotgun sequence. Encoded proteins:
- the LOC105174090 gene encoding GDSL esterase/lipase At5g03610, translating into MDSFSSAFLFLFYSCFLLTSAGYSVVQASPLHHHHHQRREEHEAYDHGFRRRPTKLFVFGDSYADTGNIRKSLGNSWKDPYGTTFPGKPAGRFSDGRILTDYLAKFLGVKSPLAYAWMKLGGKKLRNGLNFAYGGSGVFNTLGDLLPNVTTQIDFFEKLINDALYTKRDLQSSVVLVCLAGNDYAAYVLKDGSIEGLQRFIPQVINQLTLDLKRIKALGATKVAVTSLEPLGCLPRMTQMSGFQQCNITQNLAVGYHNFLLQQAVDKLNNETRTSTFFILDLYTSFTSVLEQKGDSQGILKFETPLKPCCMGISTGYWCGSLDDKGAKMYTVCSDPKSAFFWDASHPTEAGWHAVYTNLKSSLEQNLKLY